In the Xylanibacillus composti genome, one interval contains:
- a CDS encoding type II toxin-antitoxin system PemK/MazF family toxin, whose amino-acid sequence MIVKRGDVFFADLSPVVGSEQGGVRPVLVIQNDIGNRFSPTVIVAAITAQIQKAKLPTHVEIDAKAHGFDRDSVILLEQIRTIDKQRLTDKITHLEEEMMRRVDDALQISVGLIDF is encoded by the coding sequence TTGATAGTCAAACGAGGCGATGTGTTCTTCGCTGATTTGTCCCCGGTGGTCGGTTCGGAGCAGGGCGGGGTACGGCCTGTTCTCGTTATTCAGAACGATATTGGCAACCGATTCAGCCCAACGGTCATCGTGGCGGCCATTACAGCGCAGATCCAGAAAGCCAAGCTGCCGACGCATGTAGAAATCGACGCCAAAGCCCATGGATTCGACCGCGATTCGGTCATTCTGCTGGAGCAGATTCGTACAATCGACAAGCAGCGATTAACTGACAAGATCACGCATTTGGAAGAAGAGATGATGCGGAGAGTGGATGATGCGCTGCAAATCAGCGTAGGTCTCATCGATTTTTAA
- a CDS encoding CopG family ribbon-helix-helix protein, with product MSNMSNTKRIMISLPDNLLQEVDGIVQQENSNRSEFIRQAMKVYLLERKKRHLRETMQRGYMEMAKINLNMASEAFHAEEDADSTLDRLVSGV from the coding sequence GTGAGCAACATGTCAAACACGAAACGAATCATGATTAGTCTACCCGACAATCTATTGCAAGAGGTCGACGGTATTGTGCAGCAGGAGAATTCCAATCGCAGCGAATTCATCCGGCAAGCCATGAAGGTGTATTTGCTCGAACGGAAAAAACGCCATCTACGTGAAACGATGCAGCGCGGATATATGGAAATGGCAAAAATCAACCTGAACATGGCATCGGAAGCGTTTCATGCGGAGGAAGATGCGGACAGTACTTTAGACCGCTTAGTAAGCGGGGTGTAG
- the alr gene encoding alanine racemase, with amino-acid sequence MDPYFRPTRVEISLDALEHNYMAFRRTLPDSLKIMAVVKANAYGHGAVEIAKEAVRCGADYLGVAILDEAIELRNAGIKAPLLVLGYSPPEAIETAVKHDITLTVYTDEMLEAVELRPNRREPLKIHIKLDTGMGRLGLAEEEMAVRFITRAMQAEGVTVEGLFTHYAKADEADKRYTLMQHERIRRIVAHFEGRGIRFPLVHAGNSAAAIDTPELSFNMIRLGISLYGLYPSAEVNRTAIQLEPVMSFKTGIVMVKTLPPGSGISYGCVYHTKENEQIVTLPVGYADGFTRMLSGKAEVLIRGKRVPVVGRICMDQCVVNASELPPLRLGEEVVLIGRQGDHCITADELADMLGTINYEITCMVANRVPKVYVRGGKTVTVSNPLLH; translated from the coding sequence ATGGACCCTTATTTTCGTCCGACGCGGGTGGAAATCTCACTTGATGCGCTAGAGCACAACTATATGGCTTTCCGCCGCACTTTGCCGGATAGCCTGAAGATCATGGCTGTGGTGAAGGCGAACGCCTACGGGCATGGCGCAGTGGAAATAGCCAAGGAAGCCGTAAGATGCGGTGCGGATTATTTGGGTGTGGCTATTCTGGACGAAGCGATTGAACTCCGCAATGCGGGCATTAAGGCGCCGCTGCTGGTGCTGGGCTATTCGCCGCCAGAAGCGATTGAAACAGCCGTGAAGCATGATATTACCTTGACTGTATATACGGACGAGATGCTGGAAGCCGTTGAGCTCCGACCGAATCGCAGGGAACCGTTGAAAATTCATATTAAGCTGGATACGGGCATGGGACGTCTGGGCTTGGCGGAGGAGGAGATGGCCGTCCGGTTTATCACTCGGGCCATGCAGGCTGAAGGCGTGACGGTAGAAGGTTTGTTCACGCATTATGCCAAAGCGGATGAAGCCGACAAGCGCTATACGCTGATGCAGCATGAGCGCATACGTCGAATTGTAGCTCACTTTGAAGGTCGAGGGATTCGCTTTCCGCTTGTTCATGCAGGCAACAGTGCCGCTGCCATCGACACGCCCGAGCTTTCCTTCAATATGATTCGTCTCGGTATCAGCTTGTACGGCTTGTATCCTTCTGCAGAGGTAAATCGAACGGCTATCCAATTGGAGCCGGTCATGAGCTTTAAGACCGGAATTGTCATGGTGAAGACCTTGCCGCCCGGCTCAGGCATAAGCTATGGCTGTGTGTACCATACCAAGGAGAATGAACAAATCGTCACATTGCCTGTCGGTTATGCGGACGGCTTTACCCGCATGCTCTCCGGCAAGGCAGAGGTGTTGATTCGCGGCAAACGAGTGCCGGTGGTAGGGCGAATCTGTATGGACCAATGCGTGGTGAATGCATCGGAGCTGCCGCCTCTGCGCCTGGGCGAAGAGGTCGTGTTGATTGGCAGGCAGGGCGATCATTGCATAACAGCAGACGAATTAGCCGATATGCTCGGCACCATCAATTATGAAATTACTTGTATGGTGGCCAATCGGGTGCCCAAAGTATACGTGCGCGGCGGCAAAACGGTAACTGTTTCAAATCCGCTTCTGCATTAA
- a CDS encoding LolA family protein yields MRKIAAAVVMIVAITGILAGCGGTKSAEDVVNGVLKQAEEMKSYLAEGSMVLHTGQEPQTYGLEVWYQTPHYYRIALINQKKDITQIVLRNDDGVFVLTPHLKKSFRFQSDWPNNQGQVYLYQTLADSIQQDPERQFVADQESSAYVFDVKANYPNSSLSRQKIWLDQKDYAPHHVEITDDQGQAVVEVHFERFEFNASFDAADFDMQKNLTSWDIRSMTVTADINGDGTDSAEQAAPTFAGVIEPAYIPVGVELLDRQDVKLGEETAVRLRYQGDYNYMLLQSAPQAQTVMAGSGEVVDLGFTLGVLIGDGVKTLHWTLDGVDYRLSSEDLPQEVMVRIAQSVQGQSAK; encoded by the coding sequence ATGCGGAAAATCGCGGCAGCGGTAGTCATGATCGTAGCGATTACCGGCATATTGGCCGGCTGCGGCGGCACCAAGAGCGCCGAGGATGTGGTGAATGGTGTTCTGAAACAAGCGGAGGAGATGAAGAGCTACTTGGCAGAAGGTTCAATGGTGCTGCACACTGGGCAGGAACCGCAAACATACGGATTGGAAGTCTGGTACCAAACGCCGCATTATTATCGAATTGCGTTAATCAACCAGAAGAAGGATATCACCCAAATTGTACTGCGCAACGACGATGGCGTATTCGTACTGACGCCTCACTTAAAAAAGAGCTTCCGCTTCCAAAGTGACTGGCCGAATAATCAGGGACAGGTGTATTTGTATCAGACTTTGGCTGACAGCATACAGCAAGATCCAGAAAGGCAATTTGTCGCAGACCAAGAGAGCAGCGCTTATGTGTTCGATGTGAAAGCGAACTACCCGAACAGCTCGCTGTCGCGTCAAAAAATCTGGCTGGATCAAAAAGACTATGCGCCCCATCATGTGGAAATTACCGACGATCAGGGGCAGGCAGTAGTAGAAGTGCATTTCGAGCGATTTGAATTCAATGCTTCCTTCGATGCCGCTGACTTTGATATGCAGAAAAACTTGACGAGTTGGGATATTCGTTCCATGACTGTAACAGCTGATATAAATGGCGACGGGACCGATTCGGCGGAGCAGGCCGCGCCTACCTTCGCTGGTGTCATCGAGCCAGCCTATATTCCGGTTGGCGTAGAGCTGCTGGATCGGCAGGACGTGAAGCTAGGCGAGGAAACAGCTGTCCGGCTGCGTTACCAGGGGGACTACAACTATATGCTGCTCCAATCTGCTCCCCAAGCACAGACCGTCATGGCTGGAAGCGGGGAAGTCGTGGATCTTGGCTTTACCTTGGGCGTCCTGATTGGGGATGGGGTCAAAACCCTTCACTGGACGCTGGATGGGGTGGACTACCGATTGTCCAGCGAGGATTTGCCCCAGGAAGTGATGGTCCGTATCGCTCAATCAGTACAGGGCCAGTCTGCCAAGTAA
- a CDS encoding VOC family protein — protein MRLDNVRLLVSRFDECLIFYRDVLGLKLTWGELGGNYANFDTGDGLGLGLYKKELMSEVIGTTKLPVRSESQDTFVCIFEVDDLEQTVKNIENKGGRCLTEIQDRPNWGIRAVHLRDPDGNLIELYSELAAEKWSEDLIELSKRYE, from the coding sequence ATGAGACTGGACAACGTGCGGTTGCTTGTCTCTCGTTTCGACGAATGTTTGATTTTTTACAGGGATGTGCTCGGATTAAAGCTGACCTGGGGAGAGTTGGGGGGCAACTATGCCAACTTTGATACGGGGGATGGACTAGGATTAGGTTTGTATAAAAAAGAACTAATGTCCGAAGTGATAGGTACTACGAAATTACCCGTACGTTCTGAATCCCAGGACACATTTGTATGTATCTTCGAAGTGGACGATCTAGAACAAACGGTGAAAAACATTGAAAACAAAGGCGGGAGATGTCTGACGGAAATTCAAGATCGACCGAATTGGGGGATACGAGCCGTTCATCTGCGTGATCCCGATGGCAACCTCATAGAACTGTATTCAGAATTAGCAGCAGAAAAGTGGAGTGAAGACTTAATTGAATTAAGTAAAAGGTATGAATGA
- a CDS encoding helix-turn-helix domain-containing protein — MYQEFTPATPLLPYIDCYWMVMGGKLRTTQQSTLKVLPDGCIDIVFRKCHSSGYVGTLTGVMSEYMDVPISEEVFFIGVRFRPGGVRAIFQTNVDLFSGQRVHFSDLNTTWTELQERLNGNEFQCMDLLNRYFLATINKNINVQFSTHMANILDQIYHYQGNVTIQHLARSEGLSTRHLQRLFYEWTGLNPKTFCRIVRFHYTLKQLSKGTFSLDGYSDQAHFIREFRALSGVTPSRFMSDLFNTQTMNRIKLYENERL, encoded by the coding sequence ATGTACCAGGAATTCACTCCTGCCACACCGCTCCTTCCCTATATTGATTGTTATTGGATGGTAATGGGTGGAAAGCTCAGAACGACTCAGCAAAGCACTCTAAAGGTGTTGCCGGATGGATGCATCGACATCGTTTTTAGAAAATGTCATTCATCCGGATATGTGGGGACCCTTACAGGCGTTATGAGCGAATATATGGATGTGCCGATAAGCGAAGAAGTGTTTTTTATAGGGGTTCGTTTCCGTCCAGGCGGCGTGCGTGCAATTTTTCAAACAAATGTTGATTTATTCAGCGGACAAAGAGTGCATTTTTCAGATTTGAATACAACATGGACGGAACTGCAGGAAAGATTAAATGGGAATGAATTCCAATGCATGGATCTTTTGAATCGATATTTTTTAGCAACGATCAATAAAAATATAAACGTACAATTTAGTACCCACATGGCAAATATATTAGACCAAATCTACCATTATCAGGGCAATGTTACAATCCAACATTTAGCGAGAAGCGAGGGTTTGAGTACGAGACATTTACAACGACTATTTTACGAATGGACAGGGCTCAACCCCAAAACGTTTTGCCGAATTGTTCGTTTTCACTATACACTTAAGCAACTAAGCAAAGGTACATTTAGTTTGGATGGATACAGTGATCAAGCTCACTTTATTCGGGAATTCCGAGCCTTGTCTGGAGTTACTCCTTCACGGTTTATGTCCGATTTGTTCAATACACAAACGATGAATAGGATTAAACTATATGAGAATGAACGATTATGA